In Sporosarcina psychrophila, a genomic segment contains:
- a CDS encoding ABC transporter substrate-binding protein, whose translation MKKVSLLLLSVLLLLVLAACGTENGKAAVKEEEPKDKEKKEEVTSAIEVTDASGENITFESAPESIAVLNSGDLDILLALGANVTGRPTASGPVSKEVESITEIGNPHQPNFEKLAEVHPTVLAAAMSFKQHAENIERQGTKVIYTKANSIADIQETIRLYGQLFQKETEAESMNKTITEEVENSEKTNSDPVKTLLVYGAPGTYLAALPNSLTGDLLEKAGGENIASDFPQEENYPQYASLSVEKIIERNPKVVMLITHGDPEGVKAAFESEMEKNAAWKNLDAVKNGNVFILPSHLFGSNPGTKVVEALELMKENLAAVK comes from the coding sequence ATGAAGAAGGTATCATTACTTTTATTATCTGTACTGTTGTTACTCGTTTTAGCAGCATGTGGTACGGAGAATGGTAAAGCAGCAGTGAAAGAAGAGGAACCAAAAGATAAGGAGAAAAAAGAAGAGGTCACGTCAGCTATTGAAGTGACAGATGCATCGGGTGAAAATATAACGTTTGAAAGTGCTCCAGAATCTATTGCAGTTTTAAATTCAGGAGACTTAGATATTTTACTAGCATTAGGTGCTAATGTGACTGGCCGTCCAACGGCAAGTGGACCTGTTTCAAAAGAAGTAGAAAGTATTACGGAAATCGGTAATCCACATCAGCCAAACTTTGAGAAATTAGCGGAAGTTCATCCAACTGTTTTAGCCGCAGCAATGAGTTTCAAGCAACATGCTGAAAATATAGAACGACAAGGAACGAAGGTTATTTACACTAAAGCAAATTCAATCGCTGATATTCAAGAAACGATTCGTCTATATGGACAACTATTTCAAAAAGAAACAGAAGCTGAAAGTATGAATAAAACGATTACGGAAGAAGTAGAAAATAGCGAAAAAACCAATTCTGATCCAGTGAAAACACTATTGGTATATGGTGCGCCAGGTACGTATCTAGCGGCTCTTCCAAACTCTCTTACAGGTGATTTATTGGAAAAAGCGGGTGGAGAAAATATTGCATCCGATTTTCCACAAGAAGAGAATTATCCGCAGTATGCGAGTTTAAGTGTTGAAAAGATTATCGAAAGAAATCCAAAAGTTGTGATGCTGATTACACATGGCGATCCAGAAGGGGTAAAAGCGGCTTTTGAAAGTGAAATGGAAAAGAATGCAGCTTGGAAAAATCTTGATGCAGTAAAAAATGGCAATGTATTTATTTTACCTTCACATTTATTTGGTTCAAACCCAGGTACAAAAGTAGTAGAAGCACTTGAGTTGATGAAGGAAAATCTAGCGGCGGTTAAATAA
- a CDS encoding GMC family oxidoreductase — protein MSTKLPKVPVVIVGMGWAGGIIAAELTKAGIQVVGLERGKDRSTADYLMGHDELRYQHRTELMQDLSKETITHRNNLEMRALPMRYYGSFIVGDGVGGAGSHWNGQTYRFLPYDFEIKTLTEKRYGKGKIKSDMPIQDWGITYDEIEPYYDTFEKMAGISGETVEAYGKRSNPYPTGPMLKTPVLKVFEEATKKLGYTPYMVPSGNLSEFYENPDGISRAACQYCAYCENFGCEYGAKADPAVTVIPVARETGKLDLRTHSNVVRILKDGKKATGVVYVDTITGEEFEQPADVVVVASYVFNNARLLLNSGLGQPYNPKTGKGSIGKNYCYQVSTGSSMAFFEDKEFNLYAGAGALGMEIPEFVGDNFDHSNENFIHGAGIRMFQYGARPIANNVVPSGTPTWGPEFKKQSIKYANSYLKVASQGASMPHQNNYLDLDPDYKDAYGMPLLRMTYDYTEQDRELVKYMSKVTRSVAEAMGADIIDTADEQGEFNVNKDTNTHNTGGVIMGADRETSAVNSYLQMWDAENVFVAGASAFPHNSSFNPTGTLGALSYRAAEGIQKFLKQGGSLV, from the coding sequence ATGAGTACAAAATTACCTAAAGTACCTGTCGTTATTGTAGGTATGGGCTGGGCTGGCGGTATTATTGCAGCCGAACTAACAAAAGCAGGAATTCAAGTCGTGGGACTAGAACGTGGAAAAGATCGATCAACTGCAGATTACTTAATGGGGCATGATGAACTGCGTTATCAACATCGGACGGAGCTAATGCAAGACTTATCGAAAGAAACGATTACACATCGTAATAATCTTGAGATGCGTGCACTTCCAATGCGTTATTATGGATCATTCATCGTTGGTGATGGAGTTGGTGGAGCGGGAAGTCACTGGAATGGTCAAACTTATCGTTTCCTTCCATATGACTTTGAAATCAAAACTTTAACAGAGAAAAGGTACGGTAAAGGGAAAATTAAATCGGATATGCCCATCCAAGACTGGGGTATAACATATGACGAAATAGAGCCTTATTACGATACATTTGAAAAAATGGCGGGTATTTCCGGCGAAACAGTGGAAGCTTACGGAAAACGTTCGAATCCATATCCGACAGGTCCAATGTTGAAAACTCCTGTTTTAAAAGTCTTCGAGGAGGCAACGAAAAAGTTAGGCTATACACCTTATATGGTTCCTTCTGGGAATTTGTCGGAGTTCTACGAAAATCCAGATGGTATTTCACGTGCGGCCTGTCAATATTGTGCTTATTGTGAGAACTTCGGTTGTGAGTATGGTGCGAAAGCGGATCCAGCCGTAACGGTTATTCCTGTTGCAAGAGAGACAGGAAAACTTGACCTACGCACACACTCAAATGTAGTACGTATTTTAAAAGATGGAAAAAAAGCAACAGGCGTTGTTTACGTGGATACGATTACTGGGGAAGAGTTTGAACAACCGGCAGATGTTGTAGTTGTTGCAAGTTATGTATTTAACAATGCACGACTTTTGCTCAATTCTGGTCTCGGACAACCTTATAATCCGAAAACTGGAAAAGGTTCAATCGGGAAAAACTATTGCTATCAAGTAAGTACTGGTTCTTCAATGGCATTCTTTGAAGATAAAGAATTCAATCTGTATGCAGGAGCAGGGGCATTAGGCATGGAGATTCCTGAATTTGTTGGCGATAACTTTGACCATTCGAACGAGAACTTTATTCATGGTGCTGGAATCCGTATGTTCCAATATGGTGCACGTCCAATTGCAAACAATGTTGTACCAAGCGGCACGCCTACTTGGGGGCCTGAATTCAAGAAACAATCGATCAAATATGCGAACAGCTACTTGAAGGTTGCTTCACAAGGTGCGAGTATGCCTCATCAAAATAACTATCTTGATCTTGACCCTGATTATAAAGATGCATACGGTATGCCGTTACTTCGCATGACATATGATTACACAGAACAAGATCGCGAATTGGTGAAATATATGTCGAAAGTGACACGTTCAGTAGCAGAAGCAATGGGGGCTGACATCATTGATACCGCTGATGAACAAGGTGAATTCAATGTAAACAAAGATACAAATACGCATAATACAGGCGGAGTAATTATGGGTGCTGACCGTGAAACTTCAGCCGTTAACTCGTACTTGCAAATGTGGGATGCCGAGAACGTTTTTGTGGCGGGGGCTTCTGCATTCCCTCATAACAGTTCTTTCAATCCAACTGGTACACTTGGCGCTCTATCATATAGAGCGGCAGAAGGAATTCAAAAGTTCCTAAAACAGGGCGGATCACTTGTATAG
- a CDS encoding gluconate 2-dehydrogenase subunit 3 family protein — protein sequence MSKQEKNSFVDKRSSRRTFLKNSGLTVGGVVLGGALGSLLGNEPKTPAPVKQAHTPTANPNVALIFFTTEQYQLTQAASERIFPEDENGPGAKELNAAIYIDHQLASPWGLNVKDYRLGAFHTPEPTQGGQTKMLRKDLFPAGLLALNTYSVKQFEKKFTELEIAEQDAVLTDFSEGKTTVYKGVSSTEFFNLLRSLTMEGVYADPLYGGNKEMLGWKMRKYPGSRMTYLQEIQSENFVVLEPQGLNSHMGH from the coding sequence ATGTCGAAGCAAGAAAAGAATTCATTTGTAGATAAACGTTCTTCAAGGCGTACGTTTTTAAAAAATTCAGGATTGACGGTAGGTGGTGTAGTACTGGGTGGCGCATTGGGGAGTTTGTTAGGGAACGAACCTAAAACACCTGCACCGGTAAAACAAGCACATACTCCTACTGCAAATCCGAACGTTGCATTAATATTCTTTACAACCGAACAATATCAATTAACACAAGCAGCAAGCGAACGGATTTTCCCAGAAGATGAAAATGGCCCAGGAGCAAAAGAATTAAATGCTGCCATCTATATTGACCATCAACTTGCGAGCCCATGGGGACTAAACGTGAAGGATTATCGCTTAGGGGCATTCCATACACCGGAACCAACACAAGGCGGACAAACAAAAATGCTTCGTAAAGACTTGTTCCCGGCAGGTTTACTAGCATTGAATACCTACAGTGTTAAACAATTTGAAAAGAAATTTACTGAATTGGAAATAGCGGAACAAGATGCTGTATTAACCGATTTTAGTGAAGGGAAAACGACTGTTTATAAAGGTGTTTCTTCCACTGAGTTCTTTAACTTATTACGTTCATTAACGATGGAAGGTGTGTATGCCGATCCATTATATGGCGGTAACAAAGAGATGCTTGGTTGGAAAATGAGGAAATATCCTGGCTCACGGATGACTTACCTCCAAGAAATTCAAAGTGAAAACTTCGTCGTACTAGAACCGCAAGGCTTAAACAGCCACATGGGACATTGA
- the tatC gene encoding twin-arginine translocase subunit TatC, with amino-acid sequence MKLEQEYTLVEHLTELRKRLIIVAVTFIISLAIGFGIAPKILTFIKMQPTARHVEWNVFGYTDGLMIYVKCALLLAILITLPIALYQTWLFVKPGMSRDESKGTVMFIPASFLLFLAGVSFSYFLLFPLMLNFMSNINESIGAVETYGMKQYFTFMFNLIIPIGIVFELPVVILFLTKLGIVTPEKLRKMRKIAYFMLVVVGVSITPPDFISDFLIIIPLLLLFEISILVSSWSLKKKRANEVRREKMLKD; translated from the coding sequence ATGAAACTAGAACAAGAATATACTCTTGTCGAACATCTAACGGAGCTCAGAAAGCGGCTAATTATTGTAGCCGTGACTTTTATAATATCGCTAGCAATAGGTTTCGGTATTGCACCTAAAATATTAACGTTCATCAAAATGCAACCTACAGCCCGTCATGTGGAATGGAACGTATTCGGCTATACGGATGGGCTTATGATTTATGTAAAATGCGCTTTACTGTTGGCTATTCTGATTACATTACCCATTGCATTGTACCAGACGTGGTTATTTGTAAAACCGGGAATGTCCAGAGACGAATCAAAAGGAACAGTCATGTTTATTCCGGCCTCTTTTTTATTGTTTTTGGCGGGGGTCAGTTTTAGTTATTTTCTCCTCTTCCCTTTAATGTTGAACTTCATGTCAAATATCAATGAATCGATTGGTGCAGTTGAAACATATGGGATGAAGCAATACTTTACGTTCATGTTTAACTTAATCATTCCAATAGGTATTGTGTTCGAATTGCCGGTCGTCATCCTGTTTTTAACGAAGTTAGGTATTGTAACACCAGAAAAGTTGAGAAAAATGAGAAAGATCGCTTACTTCATGCTTGTAGTAGTCGGAGTTTCAATAACACCACCTGATTTCATTTCCGACTTTCTGATTATTATTCCTTTATTACTACTATTTGAGATCAGCATTCTGGTATCAAGCTGGTCACTGAAAAAAAAGCGTGCAAATGAAGTAAGACGAGAGAAGATGTTGAAGGATTAA
- the tatA gene encoding twin-arginine translocase TatA/TatE family subunit yields the protein MPSSIGVPGLIIILVIALIIFGPSKLPQLGKAVGQTLKEFKNSTKDIMDDVTDEFKSDDKESTEKKKI from the coding sequence ATGCCATCAAGTATCGGTGTACCCGGTTTAATTATAATTCTAGTGATTGCTTTAATCATATTCGGACCATCCAAGTTGCCTCAATTAGGCAAAGCTGTTGGACAAACACTGAAAGAATTTAAGAATTCAACGAAAGACATCATGGACGATGTCACAGATGAGTTTAAATCAGACGATAAAGAATCAACAGAGAAAAAGAAAATTTAA
- a CDS encoding L,D-transpeptidase, translating to MNLWIDISTRKHRLKLYDGHHLMKIYPIAVGKMVTATPMGTYRIINKQSNPGGPFGAFWMGLSKPHYGIHGTNNPSSIGKSVSHGCIRMHNEDVLELASMVSIGTTVTIHK from the coding sequence ATCAACCTTTGGATTGATATATCTACACGGAAACACCGATTAAAACTTTACGATGGTCATCACTTAATGAAAATATATCCGATTGCGGTAGGGAAAATGGTCACAGCGACGCCAATGGGGACATACAGAATTATAAACAAACAAAGCAATCCTGGTGGACCTTTCGGGGCTTTTTGGATGGGGTTATCAAAACCTCATTATGGGATACATGGCACAAATAATCCTTCATCTATTGGGAAAAGCGTGTCACATGGATGTATCCGAATGCATAATGAAGATGTTCTAGAATTAGCGTCTATGGTCTCGATTGGAACCACTGTTACTATTCATAAATGA
- a CDS encoding MFS transporter: MRLGNVVESWKYPLMLLAGIGISNVGAWIYLIALNLIILEKTGSPLAVAVLYILKPLATLCTNFWSGSVIDRLNKRNLMVTLNLVSAVFIATLSFLSSLWSIYLVVFLINIARSIFDPTSMTYITKLIPSKDRKRFNSLRSLIDSGGFLIGPAIAGLLFIIGTPIFAIYMNAIALLLSGLVTMMMPNLEKHIQFNSTNEKISFEVVKQDWTVVLNFSRRYAYIMFIYFLFGCVMVMATAIDSLEVAFAKEVLSLSDSEYSFLVSIAGAGIVMGAIINTMIATKSSTSLLIGLGSLFVSIGYIVYAFSTIFFMAAIGFFILSFSLAFANTGFHTFYQNNIPVDVMGRVGSIYGLIEAVLIILATTIAGVAAQLISIQYVVIVGTFVMLVISITLFLFNIRPSKAKLYSTASVD; this comes from the coding sequence ATGAGGCTTGGGAACGTAGTTGAATCTTGGAAATATCCTTTAATGTTGTTAGCTGGAATTGGCATTTCTAATGTGGGCGCCTGGATTTATTTAATTGCGCTTAATTTGATTATCCTTGAGAAAACAGGTTCTCCGCTTGCAGTGGCTGTCCTTTATATCCTTAAACCTTTGGCTACGTTATGTACAAATTTTTGGTCAGGCAGCGTCATAGACCGGTTAAATAAACGTAATTTAATGGTCACTCTTAACCTGGTTAGTGCGGTATTTATCGCTACCTTATCTTTTCTTTCTTCTCTTTGGTCGATCTATCTAGTCGTTTTTTTAATCAATATAGCACGCTCTATATTTGACCCGACATCTATGACTTATATTACAAAACTAATTCCCTCTAAGGATAGAAAACGGTTTAATTCATTACGCAGTTTAATCGATTCTGGAGGCTTTCTAATTGGGCCAGCTATAGCGGGATTGTTATTTATCATCGGCACACCCATTTTTGCCATTTACATGAACGCCATTGCTTTATTATTATCAGGATTAGTCACTATGATGATGCCCAACCTCGAAAAACACATACAGTTTAATAGTACAAATGAAAAAATATCTTTTGAAGTAGTGAAGCAAGATTGGACTGTTGTGTTGAATTTTAGTCGTCGCTACGCCTATATCATGTTCATTTACTTTCTTTTTGGCTGTGTAATGGTCATGGCTACAGCTATTGACTCACTTGAAGTGGCATTTGCTAAAGAGGTCCTTTCTTTATCGGATAGTGAATATAGTTTTTTAGTCAGCATAGCGGGAGCGGGGATCGTAATGGGCGCAATTATTAATACGATGATTGCCACTAAATCATCGACTTCTTTGTTAATTGGTTTAGGCTCCCTATTCGTTTCTATCGGCTATATTGTTTACGCTTTTTCCACCATCTTTTTCATGGCAGCTATTGGGTTTTTCATTCTTTCCTTTTCTCTGGCCTTTGCGAATACAGGCTTCCATACCTTTTACCAAAACAATATCCCAGTCGATGTGATGGGGAGAGTCGGAAGTATTTACGGATTAATTGAAGCTGTTTTAATCATACTTGCAACGACCATAGCTGGCGTGGCAGCTCAACTCATTTCTATTCAGTATGTTGTCATTGTAGGGACATTTGTGATGTTGGTGATTTCCATTACACTGTTTCTTTTTAACATCCGTCCTTCAAAGGCAAAACTATACTCGACTGCCTCTGTAGATTAA
- a CDS encoding alkaline phosphatase — MKKQFFKKVIPIAVLSTVLVASWSGAITNPSAQANEAELNNNAEIKNVIFLIGDGMGVSYTSAYRYLKDDPTTPIVEKTAFDNYLVGQQMTYPEDPEQTITDSASAATAMSAGVKTYNAAIAVDNDKSNVKTVLEAAKETGKSTGLIATSEITHATPAAFGAHNENRKNMDAIADDYYNELINGEHKIDVLLGGGKSNFERSDVNLTESFKKDGFSYVTTKDELLKDTNDQILGLFATGGLPKMIDRPDDIPSLEEMTTTAIDRLSKNDNGFFLMIEGSQIDWAGHDNDIVGAMSEMVDFEKAFNAAIEFAKKDKHTLVVATADHSTGGFSIGADGNYNWLTDTIKAAKRTPSFMADEIANGADVEKTLKSYIDQELLPLTEVEIESVKTAGEKASDINNAIKSIFDKRSYTGWTTGGHTGEDVPVYAFGPSKDRFAGLLDNTDHAQIIFNILDTNKSK; from the coding sequence ATGAAAAAGCAGTTCTTTAAAAAAGTTATCCCCATCGCAGTTCTTTCTACTGTTTTGGTCGCAAGTTGGAGTGGTGCAATCACTAATCCAAGCGCCCAGGCAAATGAAGCAGAACTAAACAACAATGCAGAAATCAAAAATGTGATTTTCCTCATTGGTGATGGAATGGGCGTATCCTATACTTCCGCTTATCGTTACTTGAAAGATGATCCTACTACACCTATTGTTGAGAAGACAGCGTTTGACAACTACCTCGTTGGTCAGCAAATGACTTACCCAGAAGATCCTGAACAAACAATAACAGATTCTGCTTCCGCTGCAACTGCAATGTCTGCAGGTGTAAAAACATATAACGCCGCAATTGCTGTGGATAACGACAAATCTAACGTAAAAACTGTTTTAGAGGCTGCAAAAGAAACAGGCAAATCGACTGGACTTATTGCTACCTCAGAAATTACTCATGCAACGCCTGCTGCATTCGGTGCTCACAATGAAAACCGTAAAAATATGGATGCAATTGCCGATGATTATTACAATGAATTAATCAATGGTGAGCATAAAATTGATGTCCTCCTAGGCGGTGGGAAATCAAATTTTGAGCGCTCAGATGTGAATCTTACAGAATCCTTTAAAAAAGATGGATTTAGCTATGTAACCACTAAAGATGAACTGTTAAAAGATACTAATGATCAAATTCTTGGATTATTTGCTACTGGCGGTCTTCCCAAAATGATTGATCGTCCAGATGATATCCCTTCACTTGAAGAAATGACTACTACAGCAATCGATCGCTTAAGTAAAAATGACAATGGTTTCTTCCTTATGATTGAAGGTAGCCAAATTGACTGGGCTGGCCACGATAATGACATTGTTGGTGCAATGAGCGAAATGGTAGACTTCGAAAAAGCATTTAATGCAGCTATTGAATTTGCGAAAAAAGATAAGCATACGCTAGTCGTAGCAACTGCAGACCATTCAACAGGTGGATTTTCTATAGGCGCAGACGGTAATTATAACTGGCTCACTGATACAATCAAAGCCGCAAAACGGACACCGTCCTTCATGGCAGATGAAATTGCTAATGGTGCTGATGTCGAGAAAACCTTAAAAAGCTATATTGATCAAGAGTTATTACCACTGACAGAAGTTGAAATCGAATCTGTTAAAACTGCTGGTGAAAAAGCGAGTGATATCAATAACGCAATCAAATCAATTTTTGACAAGCGTTCTTATACAGGTTGGACAACAGGTGGACATACTGGTGAAGACGTACCTGTGTATGCTTTCGGTCCATCTAAAGATCGTTTTGCCGGGTTACTCGATAATACAGACCATGCACAAATCATATTCAACATTTTAGATACGAATAAAAGTAAGTAA
- a CDS encoding ABC transporter ATP-binding protein: MESVSKRYGSGTKAKEVLRAINLTVGEGEIVGLVGESGSGKSTLTRVIMQLEAPDDGTILFNGSLVTRQSRKAFYKGCQLIFQNASAALNPLWTVREILMEPLRNKKGDRDAHIRRMLGKVKLTEAHLHRRPSELSGGERQRVNLLRSILVEPKLLVCDEIISSLDRLIQKEIIDLLIELNRETGMALLFIAHDLQAVAYMCDRLYVMNNGEIVDESVKVEGRFDFTHPYSVRLFGAEFRRG; the protein is encoded by the coding sequence ATGGAAAGTGTATCAAAAAGGTATGGTAGTGGAACTAAAGCGAAAGAAGTCCTTCGTGCAATCAATCTCACAGTTGGAGAAGGTGAAATCGTTGGGCTTGTCGGGGAAAGTGGAAGCGGGAAAAGTACGCTGACACGTGTAATTATGCAACTTGAAGCGCCTGATGACGGAACAATTTTATTCAATGGTTCGCTCGTCACGAGGCAGTCCCGAAAAGCATTTTACAAAGGGTGCCAACTCATCTTTCAAAACGCATCGGCTGCCCTCAATCCATTATGGACTGTACGTGAAATCTTGATGGAACCGCTTCGTAATAAGAAAGGGGACCGGGATGCTCATATTCGACGCATGCTCGGCAAGGTAAAGTTAACGGAAGCTCATTTACATAGACGTCCTTCCGAACTGAGTGGTGGAGAAAGGCAACGTGTTAACTTGCTCAGATCAATTCTCGTGGAACCTAAACTACTCGTATGTGATGAAATCATTTCCAGTCTGGATCGATTGATTCAAAAAGAAATTATTGATTTACTAATAGAACTTAACCGTGAAACCGGCATGGCCTTACTTTTCATAGCGCATGATTTGCAAGCTGTTGCGTATATGTGTGACCGGCTATATGTGATGAATAACGGGGAGATTGTCGATGAAAGTGTGAAAGTGGAAGGTAGATTCGATTTTACACATCCGTATTCGGTAAGACTTTTTGGGGCGGAATTTAGGAGAGGATAA
- a CDS encoding ABC transporter ATP-binding protein → MLRVHQLSIDIDGKSIVRNSSFSVPLGKITSIIGESGSGKSMTVSALLGIVPTGAKVTGQAIFNDKNLITVSDREMMEIRKKHLFTIFQDAANSFNPSVKMRHQLFEFSGRKTGDTIEEFRVKMECILDDLGLASEIMEQYPFELSGGMLQRCMIACALYMEPALLIADEPTSALDMVLQKEFIGLLKRLNERHGTTILLITHDLDIVAEAAHDMVVMRHGEVIETGSVVEVFDCPKHPYTKLLLDSRF, encoded by the coding sequence ATGCTTAGGGTACATCAATTGTCGATTGATATCGATGGTAAATCGATTGTGCGTAATAGTTCGTTTTCTGTTCCACTCGGAAAGATTACTTCCATTATTGGTGAAAGCGGCAGTGGGAAAAGTATGACGGTTTCCGCACTGCTCGGAATAGTACCAACAGGAGCGAAGGTAACTGGACAGGCTATATTTAACGATAAAAACTTGATTACGGTTTCGGATAGAGAAATGATGGAAATTAGAAAAAAACACCTATTTACAATTTTCCAAGATGCGGCGAACAGCTTTAATCCCTCTGTGAAGATGAGGCATCAACTTTTTGAGTTTTCAGGAAGAAAAACGGGCGATACAATTGAAGAATTTCGAGTGAAGATGGAGTGCATTTTGGATGATCTTGGCCTTGCATCGGAAATCATGGAACAGTATCCATTCGAATTATCGGGCGGTATGTTGCAACGATGTATGATTGCGTGTGCACTGTATATGGAACCGGCCCTTTTAATTGCAGATGAACCCACTTCTGCACTCGATATGGTACTACAAAAGGAATTCATTGGGCTGCTAAAGAGATTGAACGAGCGGCATGGAACAACAATTCTTCTTATAACGCACGACCTGGATATCGTTGCAGAGGCGGCACATGACATGGTTGTTATGCGTCATGGTGAAGTTATTGAAACTGGCAGTGTGGTGGAGGTATTTGATTGTCCTAAGCATCCTTACACGAAGCTTTTGTTGGATAGTAGGTTTTAA
- a CDS encoding ABC transporter permease: MKSKKALIFWCVVLGVIIILTTFASFLSSYEPNDMNLDKVYVSPGEGHLLGTDHLGRDVFSRLLEGGKVTLTVASISVLVSLVMGVLYGGISGYIGGFVDTVMMRFLEALITIPSLIIILAFQAFMQGGMWSMALIIGVTGWLVTARIVRSEFIRLKDAEFVKMAIMFGTPMWKIIFSHMLRNSIPAIFVVTLFNFAGAIFIEVSLSFLGIGVPPAIPSWGNMLYYAQNDILIGAWWIGLFPGIMIFITILAINFIGEALKDPERRRLNA; encoded by the coding sequence ATGAAATCAAAAAAAGCATTGATTTTTTGGTGCGTTGTCCTCGGCGTTATCATAATTCTAACTACTTTTGCAAGCTTCCTTTCATCGTATGAACCAAATGACATGAATCTCGATAAAGTATACGTCTCCCCTGGGGAAGGTCATCTGTTAGGAACTGATCATCTTGGACGCGATGTCTTTTCACGTCTTTTAGAGGGCGGTAAAGTAACGCTAACTGTTGCAAGTATTTCTGTACTAGTATCGCTTGTTATGGGTGTTCTATACGGCGGAATTAGCGGCTATATTGGTGGATTCGTCGATACTGTTATGATGCGGTTTTTAGAAGCGCTCATTACGATTCCTTCGCTAATTATTATTTTAGCGTTTCAAGCATTCATGCAAGGCGGAATGTGGAGTATGGCTCTCATTATTGGCGTTACAGGTTGGTTGGTTACCGCACGTATCGTTCGCTCTGAATTTATTCGATTGAAGGATGCGGAATTTGTGAAAATGGCGATAATGTTCGGAACACCGATGTGGAAAATTATCTTTAGTCATATGCTTCGCAATAGTATTCCGGCTATATTCGTTGTTACATTGTTTAACTTTGCAGGAGCTATATTCATTGAAGTGTCGCTTAGTTTTCTGGGGATTGGTGTACCACCAGCGATTCCATCATGGGGTAATATGTTGTACTATGCGCAAAATGATATCCTAATTGGGGCTTGGTGGATTGGATTGTTCCCAGGCATAATGATTTTCATTACAATACTTGCGATTAACTTTATCGGTGAAGCGTTGAAAGATCCGGAACGGAGGCGTTTAAATGCTTAG
- a CDS encoding ABC transporter permease: MTVKWIGKRMMMGIIVLLIVSFLSFFIMHAAPGDPAAAFYGGNAQTLNAAEKERISRVFSLDRPVIAQYGTWLAETVKGNLGVSYKEGRPVSTILMERLPNTLLLFGVTLFFISIGSIWLGTAAGMKAGSVWDKGLSTVSIVTSSIPAFWLGILFISLFAVKLGILPSSGTGDIGGEGGFLDKLRYLLMPATVIILTHVGIYARFLQESIKVESRNYYVTVARANGVAEQVIRKGILRNASIPYLNYIGMTIPSFVGGSIIVESLFSWSGLGQLTVKAVVTKDFPLLMGGILLTGLIVVISLFVIDLITYLLNPRLRKGDVR; this comes from the coding sequence ATGACCGTTAAATGGATTGGGAAGCGAATGATGATGGGGATAATTGTCCTCCTCATCGTGAGCTTCCTCTCTTTTTTCATCATGCATGCAGCTCCCGGTGATCCGGCAGCGGCTTTTTACGGAGGGAATGCACAAACATTGAACGCGGCTGAAAAAGAACGAATCAGCCGTGTTTTTTCGCTTGACCGACCTGTCATTGCGCAGTATGGTACGTGGTTAGCGGAAACAGTGAAAGGGAATTTAGGTGTTTCGTATAAAGAAGGGCGGCCCGTATCGACAATTCTTATGGAACGGCTGCCAAATACATTACTTCTTTTCGGCGTGACGCTATTTTTTATTAGTATAGGTTCAATCTGGCTTGGAACGGCAGCGGGCATGAAGGCTGGATCTGTGTGGGATAAAGGATTATCGACAGTCAGTATTGTGACTTCTTCAATTCCAGCGTTTTGGCTTGGTATTTTATTTATTTCATTATTTGCAGTCAAACTCGGCATCCTTCCGTCATCTGGAACAGGAGATATCGGCGGTGAAGGTGGATTTTTGGATAAATTGCGTTATCTACTCATGCCTGCAACTGTTATCATTTTGACTCACGTTGGAATTTATGCACGCTTTCTCCAAGAAAGCATCAAAGTAGAAAGCCGTAACTATTATGTAACGGTAGCACGTGCCAATGGTGTCGCGGAGCAAGTCATTCGAAAAGGGATTTTGCGCAATGCATCTATTCCCTATTTGAATTATATCGGGATGACCATTCCTTCATTTGTTGGCGGGTCGATTATCGTAGAATCGCTCTTTTCATGGTCGGGACTTGGTCAACTAACCGTAAAAGCGGTGGTTACGAAAGATTTCCCATTGTTGATGGGTGGTATTTTACTAACGGGTTTAATCGTTGTCATAAGCCTTTTCGTTATTGACCTCATTACGTATTTATTGAATCCGAGGCTACGGAAAGGGGATGTGCGATAA